Proteins from a single region of Apium graveolens cultivar Ventura chromosome 7, ASM990537v1, whole genome shotgun sequence:
- the LOC141670560 gene encoding chloroplast processing peptidase-like produces the protein MSFLRPSSMNQLLITINSVKWMPCMFFGFPNFQGIIRLVIMFLLWSTLTEMCHISSSSMSPTLRASDRIFVEKVSYFFRRPALNDIVTFRAPLNQPGFREGDVLIKRIVARAGDLVEVHDGQLYVNMLAKKEDFVTEKPLYAIQPTYVPRGHVYVLGDNRNNSCDSHIWGPLPIKNIVGRYAMRFFRRPVI, from the exons ATGAGCTTCTTAAGACCATCATCAATGAACCAGCTCTTGATCACTATTAATTCCGTAAAATGGATGCCTTGCATGTTTTTCGGGTTTCCGAATTTCCAAGGGATCATCAGGCTTGTGATCATGTTTCTTCTTTGGTCAACGTTGACTGAAATGTGTCACATTTCTTCTTCCTCCATGTCTCCCACTCTTCGTGCTAGTGATCGCATCTTTGTCGAAAAG GTTTCATATTTCTTCAGACGACCTGCTTTAAATGATATTGTTACATTTCGAGCACCTCTGAAT CAACCTGGTTTCAGAGAAGGAGATGTCCTTATTAAAAGAATTGTAGCAAGAGCTGGAGATTTAGTTGAG GTTCATGATGGGCAACTATACGTAAATATGCTTGCTaagaaagaagattttgtgaCGGAGAAACCATTATATGCAATACAGCCAACA TATGTGCCCAGGGGTCATGTATATGTGCTGGGTGACAATCGCAATAACAGCTGCGACTCTCATATTTG GGGTCCACTTCCTATTAAAAATATTGTGGGAAGATATGCAATGCGTTTCTTTAGAAGACCTGTTATCTGA